A stretch of the Borrelia hermsii DAH genome encodes the following:
- a CDS encoding DUF1357 family protein: MQVEEQTNDSVEITSTGVAVDKTPDVVSISASEYEEYRKYKDRLSLESKGGHKSFINEIDTLASKYLSNHFNKEALLSKGYSLDEILLAQSRELIRKYVSPEQIKAIAKVESTEHIEGHILEQLLDLAKVHIKQRQNNENIRTASRLENNGVKFKEQISISNSNFRPINRTELTEGMIQFYINQQKQNSKRIIKRSA; encoded by the coding sequence ATGCAAGTAGAAGAACAAACTAATGATTCTGTTGAGATTACAAGTACTGGTGTAGCAGTAGACAAGACACCTGATGTTGTTAGTATAAGTGCTTCTGAATATGAAGAGTATAGGAAATACAAAGATAGACTAAGTCTTGAGAGTAAAGGTGGGCATAAGTCTTTTATCAATGAGATTGATACACTTGCAAGTAAATACTTAAGTAATCATTTCAATAAGGAAGCGTTGCTTTCTAAAGGATATTCACTTGATGAGATACTCTTAGCGCAAAGTCGGGAGCTTATTCGCAAATATGTCTCTCCTGAACAGATAAAGGCTATAGCTAAGGTTGAATCAACAGAACATATTGAAGGGCATATATTAGAACAGCTTTTAGATTTGGCAAAAGTGCATATAAAGCAGAGGCAAAATAATGAGAATATCCGTACTGCTTCAAGATTAGAGAATAACGGTGTTAAGTTTAAAGAGCAAATATCAATATCAAATTCAAATTTCAGACCAATTAATCGCACTGAGCTAACAGAAGGTATGATACAGTTTTACATCAATCAACAAAAGCAGAATTCCAAAAGAATAATTAAACGCAGTGCTTAA
- a CDS encoding DUF228 domain-containing protein: MSNNITQIRKEYEDKLKEIKALMKNPSMDSAVFSNNTDFRDKHLTFQASGGARTSRNTVIVNYPIKGYPYKRGVKLSFGENNAYEPHVEAGGGDDLYGICTDIDDFSQTATVIPITESFTGYLVVKKDNQSSINVGDKLCFNANGELEKASTSTNTKVNAIALSKAHKLNDSLYIINVSVFGNRALKGS; this comes from the coding sequence GTGTCTAATAATATCACGCAAATAAGAAAAGAATATGAAGATAAGCTTAAAGAAATTAAAGCATTAATGAAGAATCCTAGCATGGATTCTGCGGTCTTTAGTAATAATACTGATTTTAGGGATAAGCATTTAACATTCCAAGCATCAGGTGGCGCTAGAACAAGTAGGAATACTGTAATTGTGAACTATCCAATTAAGGGATATCCATACAAGAGAGGAGTCAAATTATCTTTTGGTGAGAATAATGCTTACGAGCCACATGTTGAAGCTGGGGGTGGTGATGATTTATACGGCATATGCACTGACATTGATGATTTTTCCCAAACTGCAACAGTAATACCAATAACGGAAAGCTTTACTGGATATTTAGTAGTAAAAAAGGATAATCAGTCTTCAATTAATGTAGGGGATAAGTTGTGCTTCAATGCAAATGGAGAATTAGAAAAGGCTAGTACTTCAACTAACACTAAAGTTAATGCAATAGCTTTATCAAAGGCACACAAGTTAAATGACAGTCTTTACATAATAAATGTAAGTGTATTTGGAAATAGGGCCTTAAAGGGTAGTTAA
- a CDS encoding DUF228 domain-containing protein has protein sequence MSTVSKKTISTNSKGTKEVQGTSKSSLANEQLETQVASQEQIEFLKSLDVATLSTLDTLEDVETLRASTQPKNRSKRHTPTQVESLETQYRDSILKLKKYTKTQREDRALFSGFENGFQDKMKIIDADALSISSSVDTIEEYSYKGYPYKRAIKLSVENENVYVVSSNDEDMYGICIDVDESTGVASVIPITNNFEGYLSASDSSIKIADKLDFDSNGMLIKAGSGGKKMINAVALSEAFTIDLALEDATRKGQYQLHFVKASVYGNRF, from the coding sequence ATGAGTACTGTAAGTAAAAAGACCATTTCTACAAATTCTAAAGGTACTAAAGAAGTTCAAGGTACTTCTAAGTCTTCACTAGCAAATGAGCAATTAGAAACTCAAGTAGCAAGTCAAGAGCAAATAGAATTTTTAAAATCACTAGACGTAGCAACTTTAAGTACTCTAGATACTCTAGAAGATGTAGAAACGTTAAGAGCAAGTACTCAACCTAAAAACCGAAGCAAAAGACATACACCTACACAAGTAGAGTCACTTGAGACGCAATATAGAGATTCAATTCTAAAGCTTAAGAAGTACACTAAGACTCAACGTGAAGATAGGGCGTTATTTAGTGGATTTGAGAATGGATTTCAAGATAAGATGAAGATTATCGATGCTGATGCTCTCTCAATATCTAGTAGTGTTGATACGATAGAAGAATATTCATACAAAGGGTATCCATACAAGAGAGCAATTAAGCTTTCAGTAGAAAATGAGAATGTTTATGTCGTATCTTCAAATGATGAGGATATGTATGGAATATGCATTGATGTTGATGAGAGTACTGGAGTAGCATCTGTAATACCAATAACAAATAATTTTGAAGGATATTTATCAGCTAGTGATTCAAGTATCAAGATAGCAGATAAATTAGATTTTGATTCAAATGGGATGCTTATAAAAGCAGGAAGTGGTGGTAAGAAAATGATTAATGCCGTAGCACTCAGTGAGGCATTTACCATTGATTTAGCTTTAGAGGATGCTACGCGTAAGGGTCAGTACCAATTGCATTTTGTTAAAGCATCAGTTTATGGTAATAGATTTTAA
- a CDS encoding DUF228 domain-containing protein, which translates to MSSANITQLVKDYETKRDKLKALIKNPSSDAAVFSNNADFRDKHLHFSNSGGTATSSKAKLESHPSKGYPYKRGVKLVVNTVENNKPHYEPHVEAGGGDDLYGICTDIDDYTGIATVVPITEYFEGYLVAKDNSIKRKDKLKFNSNGELEKTNGSSNNTNTVATSDSIQLSNELYMVGVVSYGNKALN; encoded by the coding sequence TTGTCATCTGCTAATATAACACAATTAGTAAAAGACTATGAAACTAAAAGGGATAAGCTTAAAGCGTTAATAAAGAATCCTAGTAGTGATGCGGCTGTCTTTAGTAACAATGCTGATTTTAGAGATAAACATTTACATTTTAGTAATTCTGGTGGCACTGCAACAAGCAGTAAAGCTAAATTAGAGAGTCATCCAAGTAAAGGATATCCATACAAAAGAGGGGTAAAGCTTGTTGTAAATACAGTAGAGAATAATAAACCACACTACGAGCCACATGTTGAGGCTGGGGGTGGTGATGATTTATACGGCATATGCACTGACATTGATGATTATACTGGTATTGCGACAGTAGTCCCAATAACAGAATATTTTGAAGGGTATCTTGTTGCTAAAGATAATTCTATTAAGAGAAAGGACAAGCTTAAGTTTAATTCAAATGGTGAGCTTGAGAAGACTAATGGTTCTAGCAATAACACTAATACTGTAGCCACATCAGATTCTATTCAGCTATCAAATGAACTTTATATGGTAGGTGTCGTAAGCTATGGGAACAAAGCTTTAAATTAA
- a CDS encoding DUF3890 domain-containing protein has translation MSTSNVPSGGFGELYLQIKALLDLSEEKFSFAKFEEQAKLLEMIIETRGINPSKLNISQASLLLYYYIGCHLKRSGVIREFGLEQIKKEKFGELEIDYYPSSGTELNCGSKDYCSSFEELITQIKSGARKTYCIGVV, from the coding sequence ATGAGTACTAGTAACGTACCATCAGGGGGTTTCGGGGAGCTTTACTTACAAATTAAAGCTCTCTTAGATTTATCTGAAGAGAAGTTCAGTTTTGCAAAGTTTGAAGAACAAGCAAAGCTACTTGAAATGATAATTGAAACACGTGGAATTAATCCTAGCAAATTAAATATTAGTCAAGCATCTCTACTGCTTTATTATTACATAGGTTGCCATCTAAAGCGTTCTGGTGTGATTCGTGAGTTTGGTCTTGAACAAATCAAAAAAGAAAAATTTGGTGAGCTTGAGATTGATTATTATCCATCCTCAGGTACCGAATTGAATTGTGGGAGTAAAGATTATTGTTCCTCTTTTGAAGAGCTTATCACACAAATTAAGTCAGGAGCGCGTAAGACTTACTGCATAGGTGTTGTGTAA
- a CDS encoding DUF1506 family protein, giving the protein MSTRDRLASMADRMIGRFREESYFRFYKGTYSHDDEFESPEINFDKNNYTQFVGIIIDISPQELVKINDSNIYDLENLSKLYTNAEINFEIKDRVSLEGSFFEIIKIDSSVGYKTLILRGLEWR; this is encoded by the coding sequence ATGAGCACAAGAGACAGGCTTGCTAGTATGGCAGATCGCATGATTGGCAGGTTTCGTGAAGAATCATACTTCCGGTTTTACAAAGGAACATATTCGCATGATGATGAGTTTGAAAGCCCTGAGATTAATTTCGATAAAAACAATTATACTCAGTTTGTTGGAATTATTATCGATATCTCTCCACAAGAACTTGTAAAAATTAATGACTCTAATATTTATGACTTGGAAAACTTATCAAAGCTTTACACAAATGCTGAGATTAATTTTGAAATTAAAGACAGAGTATCACTTGAGGGTTCATTTTTTGAAATTATAAAGATTGACTCTAGCGTTGGTTATAAGACTTTAATTTTACGGGGTTTGGAATGGAGATAA
- a CDS encoding DUF764 family protein yields MILDIATINQSLISVLKDFTKFASIHKLDVDIINTHNHPYMSEHTIKKPNILAIKFENTLGLFNHNLRTGSFYKNVNEFGICFQIYFMAFANVNKNAYKRLMSLYTLFSDFLHDLGTQRFTFKPEEGISTHEIDLKFYIYATTNMQNSGLIDIKSNYSQLAYCASCGFKANVQVKENQIKEEEQNATRYNQCEFGTF; encoded by the coding sequence ATGATACTGGATATTGCTACTATAAATCAATCTCTAATATCAGTTTTAAAAGACTTCACTAAATTTGCAAGCATTCATAAACTTGATGTTGATATTATAAATACGCATAACCATCCATACATGTCTGAACATACAATAAAAAAGCCCAATATCCTTGCAATAAAATTTGAAAATACCTTAGGTCTCTTTAATCACAACTTAAGAACCGGTTCATTTTACAAAAATGTAAATGAATTTGGTATCTGTTTCCAAATCTATTTCATGGCATTTGCAAACGTTAATAAGAATGCATATAAGAGACTTATGTCACTTTATACGTTATTTAGTGATTTTTTACATGACTTAGGTACCCAACGGTTTACATTCAAACCTGAAGAAGGTATAAGCACTCATGAAATAGATCTAAAGTTTTACATTTATGCTACAACCAATATGCAAAATTCTGGTCTTATTGATATCAAGAGCAATTATAGTCAGTTGGCATACTGTGCAAGTTGTGGTTTTAAAGCTAATGTGCAAGTAAAAGAAAACCAAATTAAGGAGGAAGAACAGAATGCCACAAGATACAATCAGTGTGAATTTGGCACATTCTGA
- a CDS encoding DUF787 family protein: MPQDTISVNLAHSELDINYVSYYTPLLVYKCAKIKLNDSTPKVKILNLNINSFEKQIEALEKEGSNGEDEFNKEREYLKKAMQAFFSAGDAGLRSVKLLIYKEGTEAKAIKTQLRDNRYTFVALINTYSSNSDGGDGLTIYKDDYTHFKDPAHFFVFATKESEIKALFKNGTNSKSKIIVIHSKGEEYLHLRFISKYLHEASIFHAVNPYGLKFSGMSPITDDSITCKLRNANINFYSLLNETGLDGVMAFKEGVTLEGTPIDELFTYHYIKSELTSELIRVWNVNGRQNSKLSELQLSGKRDNAYSAAVECMLKRFIDRNIIVAYSKLKIHISPTPELKLFLSIEITYNHSMNAVLLNITAQDINSYLNSLKEN; encoded by the coding sequence ATGCCACAAGATACAATCAGTGTGAATTTGGCACATTCTGAATTAGATATAAACTATGTAAGTTACTATACACCCTTACTAGTGTATAAATGTGCAAAGATCAAACTCAATGATTCAACACCTAAGGTAAAGATATTAAACTTAAATATAAATAGCTTTGAAAAACAAATCGAGGCACTTGAAAAAGAAGGAAGTAATGGTGAGGATGAATTTAATAAGGAGAGAGAATACCTAAAAAAAGCAATGCAAGCATTCTTCTCAGCAGGTGATGCCGGACTTAGATCAGTCAAGCTACTTATATATAAAGAGGGAACCGAAGCAAAGGCAATTAAAACCCAACTTAGAGACAATAGATATACTTTTGTTGCCCTTATTAATACTTATTCAAGTAACAGTGATGGTGGTGATGGGCTTACAATATATAAGGATGATTATACTCATTTTAAAGACCCTGCTCACTTCTTTGTATTTGCAACAAAAGAATCTGAAATAAAAGCGTTGTTTAAAAATGGTACGAATTCTAAATCTAAAATTATTGTTATCCACTCTAAAGGAGAGGAATACTTACACTTAAGATTTATATCTAAATACTTACATGAAGCGAGTATATTTCATGCTGTAAACCCTTATGGACTTAAGTTTAGCGGTATGAGTCCTATTACTGATGATTCTATAACCTGTAAACTTAGGAATGCTAATATTAACTTTTACTCATTGCTTAATGAGACTGGTCTTGATGGTGTTATGGCTTTTAAGGAAGGAGTAACTCTTGAAGGAACTCCCATTGACGAATTATTTACTTATCATTATATCAAATCTGAACTTACATCCGAGCTTATTAGAGTATGGAATGTTAATGGTAGACAGAATAGTAAACTATCAGAACTACAACTCTCAGGAAAAAGAGATAATGCTTACAGTGCTGCTGTTGAATGTATGCTTAAACGTTTCATTGATAGGAATATTATTGTTGCTTACTCCAAGCTTAAGATTCACATATCACCAACACCCGAGCTAAAGCTTTTCTTATCAATAGAGATTACTTATAACCACTCTATGAACGCTGTCCTTTTAAACATTACAGCACAAGATATAAATAGTTATCTAAATAGCTTGAAGGAGAATTGA
- a CDS encoding DUF1463 family protein produces the protein MEQYYDLRNIFFSIGGNEVQGGKLELTSEPTTRAVASSEDRGFPVVSFRDPRTITFIFNIEVTIGSYEYKLLTKLSKDQFYNTHQSKTAKMLDLVFNDLEDIKIVSQYAFFAEEPSRSYSAEAEKVTFEIRAVNCTVNT, from the coding sequence ATGGAACAATACTATGATTTAAGGAACATATTTTTTTCAATTGGTGGGAATGAAGTTCAAGGTGGTAAGTTAGAACTTACAAGTGAACCTACAACAAGAGCGGTAGCTAGCAGTGAAGATAGGGGTTTCCCCGTAGTTAGCTTCAGGGATCCTAGAACCATTACTTTCATATTCAATATTGAAGTTACAATTGGATCTTATGAGTACAAATTGCTAACAAAGCTTTCAAAAGACCAATTTTATAATACTCATCAAAGTAAAACTGCAAAGATGTTAGATTTAGTATTCAATGACTTAGAAGACATCAAAATTGTATCTCAATATGCATTTTTTGCAGAAGAACCTTCAAGAAGTTATTCTGCTGAAGCTGAAAAGGTTACATTTGAAATCAGAGCGGTTAACTGCACAGTAAACACCTAA
- a CDS encoding DUF1473 family protein translates to MITRYKMNILTKDKTFTFEVRVLPVYEWDSILGFSQNEGIKKLNNLEYLRAITDLMIKPGFLDEFYFILNENREYITYYKDYLKYILYSIQFDVFKSDPDFKKPTLVYLSHYLNNADGFVQFDYINDSWNYEQIIQNIKSQQTSMGIQDENP, encoded by the coding sequence ATGATTACGCGTTACAAAATGAATATATTAACTAAAGATAAGACTTTTACATTTGAAGTAAGAGTACTGCCCGTTTACGAATGGGACTCTATATTAGGATTTTCACAAAATGAAGGCATCAAAAAACTTAATAATCTTGAATACTTAAGAGCAATAACAGACCTTATGATTAAACCTGGCTTTTTAGATGAATTTTACTTTATTTTAAATGAAAATAGAGAGTACATTACTTACTACAAAGATTATCTTAAGTACATACTTTACTCAATTCAGTTTGATGTATTCAAATCAGATCCTGACTTTAAGAAACCAACTTTAGTTTACTTAAGCCATTATCTAAATAATGCTGATGGATTTGTACAATTTGATTACATTAATGATAGTTGGAATTATGAACAGATAATACAAAATATCAAGTCACAACAAACATCAATGGGGATACAGGATGAAAATCCATAA
- a CDS encoding DUF1322 family protein produces MKIHNGSKIFNETKLEYFKLLEEIKQNKYFFPVIMGICTLNEVKTLNYEELNEVYKISNLKLEKQIFEMTLSKGML; encoded by the coding sequence ATGAAAATCCATAATGGAAGTAAAATCTTTAATGAAACCAAACTTGAATATTTTAAGTTACTTGAAGAGATAAAACAAAACAAATATTTCTTTCCTGTTATCATGGGTATTTGCACTTTAAATGAAGTCAAAACATTGAACTACGAAGAACTAAATGAGGTTTACAAAATATCGAATCTGAAACTTGAAAAGCAAATATTTGAAATGACTCTCTCTAAGGGAATGTTATGA
- a CDS encoding DUF759 family protein — translation MNTPKFTIKFTGVLDHASTRKSLEKDISKLEHLIKPKKSSLKSTKDILKHNLSEKKRELAKQTKYEKLRERVEKFRFTETKKLVKLGYKFEEARKKAFKRSLMSSKDRRRLEYEEMKSGKHKETILHKAIQKSILKGGSILKIATGTALGHIVGHTFQSGIGDILNFAKKSILNDARFQKLDLITSRVFKTNEKSKLDSMLQGIPGFGNSIEREDFLNSAGTLRKVLQHLGQNNDDNLKQAVAFAAKLKSTGVVSDKNSAITAVAEFLQGKSGSLYNIMSSFNKFTDKYNERAEMEYDRVATGYTFDYRTDKLKEIIKDWNSLEFPTYASEAEKIKDSLDKAQDSFGKLSASVFQPMLEKIETIAKWLTGFTVKTHIVEPIIDGIKSFFGDINEWLIKLGNQILKLTLPNWAYKWLFGSKPTTDKSHSPLLSTDTESKLETDASIRTP, via the coding sequence ATGAATACTCCAAAATTTACAATTAAATTTACAGGAGTGCTAGATCATGCATCAACTCGCAAATCATTAGAAAAAGACATTTCTAAACTAGAACATTTAATTAAACCTAAAAAATCTTCTCTAAAGAGCACTAAAGATATCTTAAAACATAACTTATCTGAGAAGAAACGTGAACTAGCCAAACAAACCAAATATGAGAAATTACGAGAAAGGGTAGAAAAGTTTAGATTTACTGAAACTAAAAAACTTGTTAAGCTAGGATACAAATTTGAGGAAGCTAGAAAAAAAGCATTCAAGCGTTCACTTATGTCAAGTAAAGACCGAAGACGATTAGAATATGAAGAAATGAAAAGTGGCAAGCATAAGGAAACAATACTTCACAAAGCTATCCAAAAAAGTATTCTTAAAGGCGGTAGCATTTTGAAAATTGCTACTGGAACTGCTCTTGGACATATAGTGGGTCATACCTTTCAAAGTGGTATTGGTGATATCTTGAATTTTGCAAAAAAATCTATACTTAATGATGCTAGATTTCAAAAGCTTGACTTAATTACTTCAAGAGTATTTAAAACAAATGAAAAGAGCAAACTTGATAGCATGCTTCAAGGCATACCTGGTTTTGGGAACAGCATTGAAAGAGAAGATTTTCTCAACTCTGCTGGGACTCTTAGAAAAGTATTACAACACTTAGGTCAAAACAATGACGATAATCTTAAGCAGGCTGTAGCATTTGCTGCAAAGCTTAAATCTACCGGGGTTGTTAGTGATAAGAATTCTGCTATTACTGCAGTAGCAGAATTCTTGCAAGGCAAAAGCGGTTCTCTTTATAACATTATGAGTTCATTTAATAAATTTACTGATAAATATAATGAACGAGCCGAAATGGAATATGACAGAGTAGCAACTGGTTATACCTTTGATTACAGAACAGACAAATTAAAAGAAATTATTAAGGACTGGAACTCTCTTGAGTTTCCTACTTATGCTAGTGAAGCTGAAAAAATTAAGGATAGTCTGGATAAAGCTCAAGATTCATTTGGAAAACTTTCAGCTAGTGTATTCCAACCCATGTTGGAAAAAATAGAAACCATAGCTAAATGGTTAACAGGTTTTACCGTCAAAACACATATTGTTGAGCCCATAATAGACGGAATTAAAAGTTTTTTCGGTGACATTAACGAATGGCTTATAAAGCTTGGAAATCAAATTCTAAAATTAACACTGCCTAATTGGGCATACAAATGGTTATTTGGTTCAAAACCTACAACAGATAAAAGCCATTCACCACTCTTAAGTACTGATACTGAATCAAAATTAGAAACAGACGCAAGCATAAGAACACCTTAA
- a CDS encoding DUF792 family protein: protein MIPQLTTDFIHKYKDTAPVKATLDFLKLTPSQVTSILKETFNEISSVFMAYNFLSLCPRMDFKGLGYVPQGFFILPKTELISTTYTTTCSKRPVIDYYTRKSEYVSYNPTFTGEVITLNNAVLTSAYKELLKFSANTAFGKLIFPHTSNLAKQQLINRVEESVPFSFYSPTLGFRGIVAITSLTLKDTVYLDEVEISLTLEVLKTFSIYKG, encoded by the coding sequence ATGATACCACAGCTTACAACAGACTTCATTCATAAATATAAAGACACAGCACCAGTAAAGGCAACACTAGACTTCTTAAAGCTTACTCCATCACAAGTAACAAGTATCCTTAAAGAAACATTCAATGAAATTTCTAGTGTGTTTATGGCATATAACTTCTTAAGTTTATGTCCAAGGATGGACTTTAAGGGACTGGGATACGTTCCACAAGGATTTTTCATCTTACCCAAAACTGAACTAATTAGCACAACTTACACCACAACATGTTCAAAGCGTCCTGTAATTGACTACTACACACGTAAATCTGAATATGTAAGTTACAATCCAACTTTCACTGGTGAAGTTATCACATTAAATAATGCTGTATTAACTAGTGCTTATAAGGAACTGCTTAAATTCTCGGCTAATACGGCTTTTGGAAAGTTAATCTTTCCTCATACCAGTAATCTGGCAAAACAACAACTTATTAATAGAGTTGAAGAGAGTGTACCATTTAGTTTCTACAGTCCAACTTTAGGGTTTAGGGGTATTGTTGCAATTACCTCTCTTACCCTTAAGGACACAGTATACCTTGATGAGGTTGAAATTAGTCTTACCTTAGAAGTTCTTAAAACATTTTCAATATATAAAGGATAA
- a CDS encoding DUF693 family protein, with amino-acid sequence MECRLIKYDFKIEFYNPSKTSTKNITSEEKPKIIIKTEDGIHIDISISDMYSSNNYVCAKKSKLTLWNLPIDFTDNVNEGDIVKISYKKFADSKDYDFIMAGYLGVPMSTDYPNGDFSVDLEIHLATKSNYFNRKLKINQFQGMSVENAIKSAFPGKCIINMSYAERTKIITESFCANTPLEFLEKITKKYVQSVRTDIVPKEHTQLIKESALGNTHVECNYIFTNATPAEQNTNYLPLEDFGLEFIPQQEITIGSTLSIRFIYWNAKVMYTHKLKVGDRVKFIDSLGKEVKSSIIESNAILSNTGECSLILKLYDDSNYLEINGTAK; translated from the coding sequence ATGGAATGTAGACTTATCAAATACGACTTCAAAATCGAATTTTATAATCCAAGTAAAACTAGCACTAAGAATATCACATCAGAAGAAAAGCCTAAAATTATAATTAAAACTGAAGATGGAATACACATTGACATATCAATATCTGATATGTACTCAAGTAACAATTATGTGTGTGCAAAGAAAAGCAAGCTAACCCTTTGGAACCTACCTATAGACTTTACTGATAATGTAAATGAAGGAGATATTGTAAAAATATCTTATAAAAAGTTCGCAGACTCTAAAGATTATGACTTTATTATGGCAGGTTATTTGGGTGTTCCTATGAGTACTGATTATCCCAATGGAGATTTTAGTGTTGACCTTGAAATTCATTTGGCAACAAAAAGTAATTATTTCAATCGCAAGCTTAAAATAAATCAATTCCAGGGAATGAGTGTAGAGAATGCAATTAAATCAGCTTTTCCTGGTAAATGCATTATCAATATGAGCTATGCTGAGAGAACAAAAATTATAACAGAAAGTTTTTGTGCAAATACTCCTCTTGAGTTTCTTGAAAAGATAACTAAAAAGTATGTTCAAAGTGTTAGAACAGATATTGTACCTAAGGAGCATACACAACTTATTAAAGAATCGGCTCTCGGGAACACTCATGTTGAGTGTAATTACATTTTTACTAACGCCACACCTGCAGAGCAAAATACAAATTATCTACCTCTTGAAGATTTTGGTCTTGAGTTTATTCCTCAACAAGAGATTACTATTGGCAGTACTTTAAGTATAAGATTTATATATTGGAATGCCAAAGTTATGTACACACACAAACTGAAAGTTGGTGACAGGGTAAAATTCATTGACTCGCTTGGAAAAGAAGTTAAGAGCAGTATTATAGAGTCTAATGCTATCTTAAGCAATACTGGTGAATGCTCACTTATCCTTAAGCTTTATGATGACTCTAATTACTTAGAAATAAATGGGACAGCTAAATAA
- a CDS encoding DUF777 family protein has translation MNLNYEIYRMNSQMKGSPLTQEEIKLWTYRNIFISKIGIIKSFNASTQEGVVLLSGHTDLEIKTRNISNMHFNLKENDGVILLQSSINLFNEDDNHYFDKNYFYILRPINMQNATIKVNDFAIDIQNPIDIKANNTSLRAVLEEIVSCLQNLRVIGNASVEPSFYSNLVKITTKINMLLK, from the coding sequence ATGAACTTGAATTATGAAATATACAGAATGAATAGCCAAATGAAAGGCTCCCCGTTAACACAAGAAGAAATAAAACTATGGACTTATAGAAACATTTTTATCTCTAAAATAGGAATAATCAAATCTTTTAACGCCTCTACACAAGAAGGTGTTGTTTTGCTCTCTGGACACACAGACTTAGAAATTAAGACACGCAATATATCAAACATGCATTTTAATCTTAAAGAAAATGACGGGGTAATCTTACTTCAAAGTAGTATTAACCTTTTTAATGAGGATGATAATCATTATTTTGACAAAAACTATTTTTATATTCTAAGGCCAATTAACATGCAAAATGCTACTATCAAAGTTAATGACTTTGCAATTGACATACAAAACCCCATAGACATTAAAGCTAACAATACAAGCTTAAGGGCAGTATTAGAAGAAATTGTTTCTTGTCTACAAAATTTACGGGTCATTGGAAATGCTAGTGTTGAACCTAGCTTTTACAGCAATCTTGTAAAAATTACAACTAAAATAAATATGTTACTAAAATAG